From Rhodovastum atsumiense, a single genomic window includes:
- a CDS encoding propionyl-CoA synthetase, whose amino-acid sequence MLAWRRDPEAYWAEAAKGIDWIRPPERIFAPELGPYGRWFVGGEMNTCVNAIDRHVAAGRGDQPALIWDSPMTGRIVKLTYTEMRDRTARVAGALAQLGVRRGDRVVIYMPMVPEAAIAMFACARIGAIHSVVFGGFAAAELAKRIDDATPKVIVSASCGLEPGRVIPYKPLLDAAIAFSSHKPQSCLILQREQVVAPLTPGRDHDFAEAEAAATPHDPVPVLATDPLYILYTSGTTGKPKGVVRDNGGHAVALHNTMRILYGVDPGDVFWAASDIGWVVGHSYIIYAPLLAGCTSIMYEGKPVGTPDPGAFWRVCSQHGVRALFTAPTAFRAIKQQDPEASYLAKYDLSKLETLFLAGERCDPPTAVWAAEKLGIPVVDHWWQTETGWAITAGFKGLGLFPVKPGSGGRASPGFDLQVLNDDGHVLPPGESGNLAVKLPLPPGCAPTLWNNDEGFRNSYIADFPGWYRTGDAGIIDADGDVWIMGRTDDIINVAGHRLSTGSMEEVLASHPDVAECAVVGAKDELKGQVPLGLVVLKAGVSRAPEDIVRELVALVRDRIGPVAAFKDARVVARLPKTRSGKILRGSIRRIADGEAAAPPATIDDPAVLDEIGAVLGRPAA is encoded by the coding sequence ATGCTTGCATGGCGCCGTGACCCCGAAGCCTATTGGGCGGAAGCGGCCAAAGGCATCGACTGGATCCGTCCGCCCGAGCGCATTTTCGCGCCGGAGCTTGGCCCCTATGGCCGCTGGTTCGTGGGCGGCGAGATGAATACTTGCGTCAATGCCATCGACCGGCACGTGGCGGCCGGGCGGGGCGACCAGCCGGCCTTGATCTGGGACAGCCCGATGACCGGCCGGATCGTCAAGCTGACTTACACCGAGATGCGTGACCGCACCGCGCGGGTTGCCGGCGCGCTCGCGCAGCTTGGGGTGCGGCGCGGCGACCGTGTGGTGATCTACATGCCGATGGTGCCAGAAGCCGCCATCGCCATGTTCGCCTGCGCCCGCATCGGGGCGATCCACTCCGTCGTGTTCGGCGGCTTCGCCGCGGCCGAGCTTGCCAAGCGCATCGACGATGCCACGCCGAAGGTGATCGTCTCCGCCTCCTGCGGCCTCGAGCCCGGGCGTGTCATTCCCTACAAACCGTTGCTGGACGCGGCGATCGCCTTTTCGAGCCACAAGCCGCAATCCTGCCTGATCCTGCAACGCGAGCAGGTGGTGGCGCCGCTGACACCAGGGCGCGACCATGACTTCGCCGAGGCGGAAGCCGCCGCCACGCCGCACGATCCGGTGCCGGTGCTGGCGACCGATCCGCTTTACATCCTTTATACGTCGGGCACGACCGGAAAGCCCAAGGGCGTGGTGCGCGACAATGGCGGCCACGCGGTCGCCCTGCACAACACGATGCGCATCCTGTACGGCGTGGACCCGGGCGATGTGTTCTGGGCAGCATCCGACATCGGCTGGGTGGTCGGACATTCCTACATCATCTACGCGCCGTTGCTCGCGGGCTGCACCAGCATCATGTACGAAGGCAAGCCGGTCGGGACCCCCGATCCCGGTGCTTTCTGGCGGGTCTGCTCGCAGCACGGCGTCCGCGCGCTGTTCACCGCCCCCACCGCGTTCCGCGCCATCAAGCAGCAGGATCCCGAGGCGTCCTACCTGGCGAAATACGATCTCTCGAAACTCGAGACGCTGTTCCTCGCGGGCGAGCGCTGCGATCCGCCGACCGCGGTGTGGGCGGCCGAGAAACTGGGCATCCCGGTGGTCGATCACTGGTGGCAGACCGAAACCGGCTGGGCGATCACGGCCGGCTTCAAGGGGCTTGGCCTGTTCCCCGTCAAGCCCGGCTCGGGCGGGCGCGCCTCGCCGGGCTTCGACCTGCAGGTGCTGAATGATGACGGCCATGTGCTGCCGCCGGGCGAGAGCGGCAACCTCGCGGTGAAACTGCCGCTGCCCCCGGGCTGCGCGCCCACCCTGTGGAACAACGACGAGGGCTTCCGCAACTCCTACATCGCCGACTTCCCCGGCTGGTACCGCACCGGCGATGCCGGGATCATCGATGCGGACGGCGACGTGTGGATCATGGGACGCACCGACGACATCATCAACGTGGCCGGGCACCGCCTGTCCACCGGTTCGATGGAAGAGGTGCTGGCCTCCCACCCGGACGTCGCCGAATGCGCCGTGGTCGGCGCCAAGGACGAACTGAAGGGACAGGTTCCGCTCGGGCTGGTGGTGCTGAAGGCGGGGGTCAGCCGCGCACCGGAGGACATCGTCCGGGAACTGGTGGCGTTGGTGCGAGACCGCATCGGGCCGGTCGCGGCCTTCAAGGATGCCCGCGTGGTGGCGCGGTTGCCCAAGACGCGCAGCGGCAAGATCCTGCGCGGATCGATCCGGCGTATCGCCGATGGCGAGGCGGCGGCGCCGCCGGCGACCATTGATGATCCGGCGGTGCTCGACGAGATCGGGGCGGTGCTGGGTCGCCCGGCCGCCTGA
- a CDS encoding GNAT family N-acetyltransferase: MSPLPIGPEVDATPRPLPARVKIPGRTVTLEPLHPRHAPDLWRAAQGADESWTYLGVGPFASAEAMARHVAAFASTHDPMVWAVRPVATGMVSGWIALMDIQPAHAAIELGHIWFAPAMQRTRAATEAMFLLLRLAADDLGYRRLVWKCNALNEPSRRAAERLGFTPEGRHRAHLVVKGRLRDTDWYSIVDAEWPRCRDAILAWLDPANFAPDGTALRALATIRAELQPA; the protein is encoded by the coding sequence ATGAGCCCGCTTCCGATCGGCCCCGAGGTCGATGCCACCCCGCGTCCGTTGCCCGCGCGCGTGAAGATTCCCGGCCGGACCGTGACGCTTGAGCCATTGCACCCGCGTCACGCGCCCGATCTCTGGCGCGCCGCCCAGGGCGCGGACGAATCCTGGACCTATCTGGGCGTTGGTCCGTTCGCCTCGGCCGAGGCGATGGCACGCCATGTCGCGGCCTTCGCGAGCACGCACGATCCCATGGTCTGGGCGGTCAGGCCGGTGGCGACCGGCATGGTGTCCGGCTGGATCGCGCTGATGGACATCCAGCCCGCGCATGCCGCGATCGAACTCGGTCATATCTGGTTTGCCCCGGCGATGCAGCGCACGCGCGCGGCCACCGAGGCGATGTTCCTGTTGCTGCGGCTGGCCGCCGACGACCTGGGCTACCGGCGGCTGGTGTGGAAATGCAACGCACTGAATGAACCCAGCCGCCGTGCCGCCGAACGCCTCGGCTTCACCCCCGAGGGCCGGCACCGCGCCCATCTGGTGGTGAAGGGCCGGCTGCGCGACACCGACTGGTACAGCATCGTCGACGCGGAATGGCCGCGCTGTCGCGACGCGATCCTGGCCTGGCTTGATCCGGCGAATTTCGCCCCCGACGGCACCGCGCTGCGCGCGCTCGCCACGATCCGGGCGGAGCTGCAGCCGGCGTAA
- a CDS encoding FAD-dependent oxidoreductase — MDASTLGFGATFASLATRDGLIALDKRFLQEVAAQDPALHERLLTARAAPDALDRLAESHLITSLGPILDGFVAELFGIEDALDAVVARTKRLDPVHACKRLFVQRQAVKKYADPAGFDGAALRAELEQMMGEALTEIAFATHVEAWERNQRTEWLDTALRYAAWATLTSEGRAFHAGGTLFGVPHKVDPQNLVPLKTVERHGVTMHCLPQQEWRARDGFALTDHGMTGTQALDQMNYCIWCHTQGKDSCSKGLKDRKTGAFQKSVFGVTLAGCPLEEKISEMHTLRAQGSVLGAFATIAVDNPMMAATGHRICNDCMKACIYQKQDAVDIPQAETSILKDVLSLPWGFEIYALLTRWNPLDIRRPLPLPDSGRKVLVVGLGPAGFTLAHHLMNDGHTVVAIDGLKLEPLGIDPNAPVRDAATLFENLDDRVMAGFGGVAEYGITVRWNKNYLKLIRILLERRAQFAAFGGVRFGGGATLSIDDAWTMGFDHVALCMGAGRPTVIDMPNGLARGVRQASDFLMGLQLTGAAKMSSIANLQIRMPVVVIGGGLTAVDTATESLAYYVRQVEKFATRYGVLVAERGEQAVRAAWTEEETGVAEEFLAHAAALRAEREAAAAEGRAPRFAPLLDSWGGATVAYRRKLTDSPSYTLNHEEVAHALAEGVHFAAGLAPLAVEVDRFGHAAALRCTRADGTEVVLPARAVLVAAGTQPNTVLAREDGRIRLDGKYFQAVDEAGNPVTPVRSLAKPDDNHILMHRTEEGRFISFFGDLHPSFFGNVVKAMGSAKRGYPLVSQVLAGRDPASSLSGAELIAQCRDTLQASVHAVNRLTPNIVEVVLRAPAASRSFRPGQFYRLQNYEMASQRLEEPGLPPTLLTMEGLAMTGAWTDKDRGLISVIALEMGGSSDLCATLQPGQNVVLMGPTGTPTEIHANSTVALVGGGLGNAVLFSIGAALRAAGSRVIYFAGYKAMRDRYKIEEIERAADVIVWCCDEAPGFTPARPQDRSFVGNIVQAMAAYGAGRLGEQAVPLNEAEHLIVIGSDRMMQAVGVARKGVLQPYLKPGHTAIGSINSPMQCMMKEVCAQCLQPQIDPETGERTVIFSCFNQDQPLDRVDFPALNERLRQNSLPEKLTKLWIDRALRKLNARPALAAE; from the coding sequence ATGGACGCTTCAACCCTGGGCTTCGGCGCGACCTTCGCCTCGCTCGCCACGCGCGATGGCCTGATCGCGCTCGACAAGCGCTTCCTGCAGGAGGTCGCGGCGCAGGACCCTGCCCTGCATGAGCGCCTGCTGACCGCCCGCGCCGCCCCCGACGCGCTCGACCGCCTCGCTGAGAGCCACCTGATCACCAGCCTCGGGCCGATCCTGGACGGATTCGTCGCCGAGTTGTTCGGCATCGAGGACGCGCTCGACGCGGTGGTGGCGCGCACGAAGCGGCTCGATCCGGTGCATGCCTGCAAGCGGCTTTTCGTACAGCGCCAGGCGGTCAAGAAATACGCCGATCCCGCCGGCTTCGACGGCGCCGCCCTGCGCGCCGAGCTCGAGCAGATGATGGGCGAGGCGCTGACCGAGATCGCCTTCGCCACCCATGTCGAGGCCTGGGAGCGCAACCAGCGCACCGAATGGCTCGACACCGCCCTGCGCTACGCCGCCTGGGCGACGCTGACGTCGGAAGGCCGCGCCTTCCATGCCGGCGGCACCCTGTTCGGCGTGCCGCACAAGGTCGATCCGCAGAACCTGGTACCACTGAAGACCGTGGAGCGCCACGGTGTCACCATGCACTGCCTGCCGCAGCAGGAATGGCGCGCCCGCGACGGCTTCGCGCTGACCGACCACGGCATGACCGGCACGCAGGCGCTGGACCAGATGAACTACTGCATCTGGTGCCACACCCAGGGCAAGGATTCCTGCAGCAAGGGCCTGAAGGACCGCAAGACCGGCGCCTTCCAGAAGTCGGTGTTCGGGGTGACCCTCGCCGGCTGCCCGCTGGAAGAGAAGATCAGCGAGATGCACACCCTGCGCGCGCAGGGCTCGGTGCTCGGCGCCTTCGCCACCATCGCCGTCGACAACCCGATGATGGCGGCCACCGGCCACCGCATCTGCAACGACTGCATGAAGGCCTGCATCTACCAGAAGCAGGACGCGGTCGACATCCCGCAGGCCGAGACCTCCATCCTCAAGGACGTGCTGTCGCTGCCCTGGGGCTTCGAGATCTACGCGCTGCTGACGCGCTGGAACCCGCTGGACATCCGCCGGCCGCTGCCGCTGCCGGATTCGGGGCGCAAGGTGCTGGTGGTCGGGCTCGGCCCGGCCGGGTTCACCCTGGCGCACCACCTGATGAACGACGGCCATACCGTGGTCGCCATCGACGGGCTGAAGCTGGAGCCGCTGGGGATCGACCCGAACGCCCCGGTGCGCGACGCCGCCACGCTGTTCGAGAACCTCGATGACCGCGTGATGGCCGGCTTCGGCGGCGTCGCCGAGTACGGCATCACCGTCCGCTGGAACAAGAACTACCTCAAGCTGATCCGCATCCTGCTGGAGCGCCGCGCCCAGTTCGCCGCCTTCGGCGGCGTGCGCTTCGGCGGCGGCGCCACGCTGTCGATCGACGACGCCTGGACGATGGGTTTCGACCACGTCGCGCTGTGCATGGGCGCCGGCCGGCCGACCGTGATCGACATGCCCAACGGCCTCGCCCGCGGCGTGCGCCAGGCCAGCGACTTCCTGATGGGCCTGCAGCTCACCGGGGCGGCCAAGATGTCGTCGATCGCCAACCTGCAGATCCGCATGCCGGTGGTGGTGATCGGCGGCGGCCTGACCGCGGTCGACACCGCCACCGAGAGCCTGGCCTACTACGTGCGGCAGGTGGAGAAATTCGCCACCCGCTACGGCGTGCTGGTCGCCGAGCGCGGCGAGCAGGCGGTGCGCGCCGCCTGGACCGAGGAAGAAACCGGGGTCGCCGAGGAATTCCTGGCCCACGCCGCGGCACTCCGCGCCGAGCGCGAGGCCGCCGCCGCCGAAGGCCGCGCGCCGCGCTTCGCGCCGCTGCTGGATTCCTGGGGTGGCGCCACCGTCGCCTATCGCCGCAAGCTGACCGACAGCCCGTCCTACACGCTCAACCATGAAGAAGTGGCGCACGCCCTGGCCGAGGGCGTGCACTTCGCCGCCGGGCTTGCCCCGCTCGCCGTCGAGGTCGACCGCTTCGGCCACGCCGCGGCACTGCGCTGCACCAGGGCCGACGGCACCGAGGTGGTGCTGCCCGCCCGCGCCGTGCTGGTCGCCGCCGGCACCCAGCCCAACACCGTGCTCGCGCGCGAGGACGGGCGGATCCGGCTGGACGGCAAGTATTTCCAGGCGGTGGACGAGGCCGGCAACCCGGTGACGCCGGTGCGCTCGCTGGCCAAGCCCGACGACAACCACATCCTGATGCACCGCACCGAGGAAGGCCGCTTCATCAGCTTCTTCGGCGACCTGCACCCGAGCTTCTTCGGCAACGTGGTCAAGGCCATGGGCAGCGCCAAGCGCGGCTATCCGCTGGTCAGCCAGGTGCTGGCCGGGCGCGATCCCGCCTCCTCCCTCTCCGGCGCCGAGCTGATCGCGCAGTGCCGCGACACGCTGCAGGCCAGCGTGCACGCGGTGAACCGGCTGACCCCGAACATCGTGGAAGTGGTGCTGCGCGCACCCGCCGCCTCCCGCTCCTTCCGCCCCGGCCAGTTCTACCGGCTGCAGAACTACGAGATGGCCTCGCAGCGCCTGGAGGAGCCGGGCCTGCCGCCGACCCTGCTGACCATGGAAGGCCTGGCCATGACCGGGGCCTGGACCGACAAGGACCGCGGCCTGATCTCGGTGATCGCGCTGGAGATGGGCGGCAGCTCCGATCTCTGCGCCACGCTGCAGCCCGGCCAGAACGTGGTGCTGATGGGCCCGACCGGCACGCCGACCGAGATCCACGCCAACAGCACCGTCGCCCTGGTCGGCGGCGGCCTGGGCAACGCCGTGCTGTTCTCGATCGGCGCCGCGCTGCGCGCCGCCGGCAGCCGGGTGATCTACTTCGCCGGCTACAAGGCGATGCGCGACCGCTACAAGATCGAGGAAATCGAGCGCGCCGCCGACGTGATCGTCTGGTGCTGCGACGAGGCCCCCGGCTTCACCCCGGCCCGCCCGCAGGACCGCAGCTTCGTTGGCAACATCGTGCAGGCGATGGCGGCCTATGGCGCCGGGCGGCTGGGCGAACAGGCGGTGCCGCTGAACGAGGCCGAGCACCTGATCGTCATCGGCTCCGACCGGATGATGCAGGCGGTCGGCGTCGCCCGGAAAGGCGTGCTGCAACCCTACCTGAAGCCGGGCCACACCGCGATCGGCAGCATCAACTCGCCGATGCAGTGCATGATGAAGGAAGTCTGCGCGCAGTGCC
- a CDS encoding thiamine pyrophosphate-dependent enzyme, with product MELAKARGARIAPRQGGRVLADALVAQGITHAFTVPGESFLPVLDGLYAVRQKLHLTTCRFEAGAANMAEAYGKLTGRPAAAFVTRGPGACHAAIGVHVAFQDSTPLLLFVGQIPFGETDRESFQEVDYRRMFQPLAKWVTQIDDATRIPEIVAHAVDVATTGRPGPVVIALSEEMQQRVVEVTDLRPVQVARPHPDPAALERMLALLARARKPLAILGGSGWSEQGRADIRAFLTTNDLPVSVSFRRQALYDNTLDNYVGDLGVGSDPALVARAREADLILAIGTRLGEAVSQGYTLLDPVGGVPLVHVHPDAGEIGRVFRPALGIVTDLNVFAAAAARLPAVQPAWSEWRHDLRALRQAGREVPEYEGPLNLARVLRELEDLLEDDAILTCDAGNFATWPPRFMNFRDGQRFIGPTNGAMGYSVPAAIGAKIAFPGRQVVSFVGDGGFLMTGQELATAFHHGVAPIVLVFNNQMYGTIRMHQERAYPGRVSGTALTNPDFARLIEAFGGHGEVVAATAEFAPAFRRAVLSGRPALIELRMNPEQITTRATIAQLRAGATAASRPPAKPKVKRASAPKRAAAGVRAAPKKPKPKR from the coding sequence ATGGAACTGGCGAAGGCGCGCGGGGCTCGGATTGCGCCGCGACAGGGCGGACGGGTCCTTGCGGACGCCCTGGTGGCGCAGGGCATCACCCATGCCTTCACCGTCCCTGGCGAGAGCTTCCTGCCGGTGCTCGACGGCCTCTATGCCGTGCGCCAGAAACTGCATCTGACCACCTGCCGCTTCGAGGCCGGCGCCGCGAACATGGCCGAGGCCTACGGCAAGCTGACCGGTCGTCCGGCCGCCGCCTTCGTCACCCGTGGTCCGGGTGCCTGCCACGCCGCCATCGGCGTGCATGTGGCGTTCCAGGATTCGACCCCGCTGCTGCTGTTTGTCGGCCAGATTCCCTTCGGCGAAACCGATCGCGAGAGCTTCCAGGAAGTCGACTACCGGCGGATGTTCCAGCCGCTCGCCAAATGGGTGACGCAGATCGACGATGCCACCCGCATTCCCGAGATCGTCGCGCACGCGGTCGATGTCGCCACCACCGGTCGCCCCGGTCCGGTGGTGATCGCGCTCTCGGAGGAGATGCAGCAGCGCGTCGTCGAGGTTACCGATCTGCGCCCGGTCCAGGTCGCGCGCCCGCATCCGGATCCGGCCGCGCTGGAACGCATGCTGGCGCTGCTGGCGCGGGCCCGCAAGCCGCTGGCCATCCTCGGCGGCAGTGGCTGGAGCGAGCAGGGGCGGGCGGATATCCGTGCCTTCCTGACAACCAACGATCTGCCGGTCAGCGTTTCCTTCCGCCGCCAGGCGCTGTACGACAACACGCTGGACAACTATGTCGGCGACCTTGGCGTTGGATCCGATCCGGCGCTGGTGGCGCGGGCGCGGGAAGCCGACCTGATCCTGGCCATCGGCACGCGGCTGGGGGAGGCGGTGTCGCAGGGCTACACGCTGCTCGATCCGGTGGGCGGCGTGCCGCTGGTGCATGTCCATCCCGATGCCGGCGAGATCGGCCGGGTGTTCCGGCCGGCACTCGGCATCGTCACCGACCTCAATGTCTTCGCCGCCGCGGCGGCGCGCCTGCCCGCGGTGCAGCCCGCCTGGTCGGAATGGCGGCACGACCTGCGCGCGCTGCGCCAGGCCGGCCGTGAGGTCCCGGAGTACGAGGGGCCGCTCAATCTCGCCCGGGTCCTGCGCGAGCTCGAGGACCTGCTGGAAGACGACGCCATCCTCACCTGCGATGCCGGAAACTTCGCGACCTGGCCGCCACGCTTCATGAATTTCAGGGATGGCCAGCGCTTCATCGGCCCGACCAACGGCGCCATGGGCTACAGCGTGCCGGCGGCGATCGGGGCGAAGATCGCCTTTCCTGGTCGGCAGGTGGTTTCCTTCGTTGGTGACGGCGGTTTCCTGATGACCGGCCAGGAACTGGCCACCGCCTTCCATCACGGCGTCGCGCCGATCGTGCTGGTGTTCAACAACCAGATGTACGGCACGATCCGCATGCACCAGGAGCGGGCCTATCCCGGCCGCGTTTCCGGCACCGCGCTGACCAATCCCGATTTCGCGCGGCTGATCGAGGCGTTCGGCGGCCATGGCGAAGTCGTGGCGGCGACAGCGGAATTCGCCCCCGCCTTCCGTCGCGCCGTGCTGAGCGGACGCCCCGCCCTGATCGAGCTGCGGATGAATCCCGAGCAGATCACCACCCGCGCCACCATTGCCCAGCTACGCGCCGGCGCGACCGCTGCCAGCCGGCCGCCGGCAAAGCCCAAGGTCAAGCGCGCCTCCGCGCCGAAGCGTGCGGCGGCGGGCGTGCGCGCGGCGCCGAAGAAGCCCAAGCCGAAGCGCTGA
- a CDS encoding cation acetate symporter translates to MSRLPRILALAALASLASLPALAAGADLGQAERQATNVTAITMFVAFVIGTLFITYWAAKRTRSAADFYTAGGGITGFQNGLAIAGDYMSAASFLGISALVYTSGYDGLIYSIGFLVGWPIIVTLMAERLRNLGKYTFADVVSYRLSQTPMRSLAASGTLVVVAFYLIAQMVGAGQLIKLLFGLDYNVAVVLVGVLMVLYVTFGGMLATTWVQIIKACLLLGGATLMAILVLVQFGFNPEALFAKAIEVHPKHDAIMLPGPIVANPVEAISLGLALMFGTAGLPHILMRFFTVADAKEARKSVFWATTFIGYFYILTFIIGFGAITLVATNPTYLAGTALRGGGNMAAVWLAHAVGGDLLLGFISAVAFATILAVVAGLTLAGASAVSHDLYASVFRHGRANERDELRVSKITTVVLGVLAIVLGIAFEKQNIAFMVGLAFAIAASANFPVLILSMYWKGLTTRGAVLGGWLGLLTAVVLTVLSPSIWKVVLGNPAGIFPYNAPALFSMPVAFIGCWLFSLIDRSVGARNEKERFEAQYIRSQTGIGAEGAASH, encoded by the coding sequence ATGAGCCGCCTGCCGCGCATCCTGGCGCTTGCCGCCCTGGCCTCGCTGGCCTCGCTTCCCGCCCTGGCCGCCGGCGCCGATCTCGGTCAGGCGGAGCGGCAGGCGACCAACGTCACCGCCATCACGATGTTCGTCGCCTTCGTCATCGGCACCCTGTTCATCACCTATTGGGCCGCCAAGCGCACCCGCTCGGCCGCTGATTTCTATACGGCCGGCGGCGGCATCACCGGCTTTCAGAACGGGCTGGCGATCGCGGGCGACTACATGTCCGCGGCATCGTTCCTCGGCATCTCAGCGCTGGTCTACACCAGTGGCTATGATGGCCTGATCTATTCGATCGGCTTCCTGGTCGGCTGGCCGATCATCGTCACGCTGATGGCCGAGCGGCTGCGCAACCTTGGCAAATACACCTTTGCCGACGTGGTCAGCTACCGCCTGTCGCAGACGCCGATGCGCAGCCTTGCCGCCTCCGGCACGCTGGTGGTGGTGGCCTTCTACCTGATCGCGCAGATGGTCGGCGCCGGCCAGTTGATCAAGCTGCTGTTCGGTCTCGACTACAACGTGGCCGTCGTGCTGGTCGGCGTGCTGATGGTGCTGTACGTCACCTTCGGCGGCATGCTGGCGACCACCTGGGTGCAGATCATCAAGGCCTGCCTGCTGCTCGGCGGCGCCACCCTGATGGCGATCCTGGTGCTGGTGCAGTTCGGCTTCAACCCGGAGGCGCTGTTCGCCAAGGCGATCGAGGTGCATCCCAAGCACGACGCGATCATGCTGCCGGGCCCCATCGTCGCCAACCCGGTCGAGGCAATCTCGCTCGGCCTGGCGCTGATGTTCGGCACCGCCGGCCTGCCGCACATCCTGATGCGCTTCTTCACCGTCGCCGACGCCAAGGAAGCCCGCAAGTCGGTGTTCTGGGCGACCACCTTCATCGGCTACTTCTACATCCTGACCTTCATCATCGGCTTCGGCGCCATCACCCTGGTCGCCACCAACCCCACCTACCTGGCCGGCACCGCGCTGCGCGGCGGCGGCAACATGGCGGCGGTGTGGCTGGCCCACGCGGTGGGCGGCGACCTGTTGCTCGGCTTCATCTCGGCCGTGGCCTTCGCGACCATCCTCGCGGTGGTGGCCGGGCTCACGCTGGCAGGCGCCTCGGCGGTCAGCCATGACCTCTATGCCAGCGTGTTCCGGCACGGCCGCGCCAACGAACGCGACGAGCTGCGGGTTTCGAAGATCACCACGGTGGTGCTGGGCGTGCTGGCGATCGTGCTGGGCATCGCTTTCGAAAAGCAGAACATCGCCTTCATGGTGGGCCTTGCCTTCGCCATCGCCGCCTCGGCCAACTTCCCGGTGCTGATCCTGTCGATGTACTGGAAGGGGCTAACCACCCGTGGCGCCGTGCTCGGCGGCTGGCTCGGCCTGCTGACCGCGGTGGTGCTGACGGTGCTGAGCCCGTCGATCTGGAAGGTGGTGCTGGGCAACCCCGCCGGCATCTTCCCCTACAACGCGCCGGCGCTGTTCTCCATGCCGGTCGCCTTCATCGGCTGCTGGCTGTTCTCGCTGATCGACCGCAGCGTCGGCGCCCGCAACGAGAAGGAACGGTTCGAGGCGCAATACATCCGCAGCCAGACCGGAATCGGGGCGGAAGGCGCGGCCTCGCACTGA
- a CDS encoding DUF485 domain-containing protein, producing the protein MTVDVVSRVRGNPKFKELEARRNRFSWTLAALMLVIYYGFIFLVAFNKEFLAIKLGATITLAFPIGLGVILSAIIITGIYVARANTAYDQLTREIVEDAR; encoded by the coding sequence ATGACCGTCGACGTCGTTAGTCGCGTCAGAGGCAATCCAAAATTCAAAGAACTCGAAGCCAGACGTAATCGCTTCAGCTGGACGCTCGCGGCCCTGATGCTGGTAATCTATTACGGCTTCATTTTCCTGGTCGCATTCAACAAGGAATTCCTCGCGATCAAGCTCGGCGCCACGATCACCCTGGCCTTCCCGATCGGCCTGGGCGTGATTCTCTCGGCCATCATCATCACCGGCATCTACGTGGCGCGTGCCAACACCGCCTACGACCAACTCACGCGCGAGATCGTGGAGGACGCAAGATGA
- a CDS encoding Glu/Leu/Phe/Val family dehydrogenase has product MSIYTGPVFEMAREQFNVVSDYIGIPVEDRDRLLLPKRAVAVAIPVHMDNGRECVFEGFRVQHHLTLGPTKGGTRFSPTLDVGEVAALAVWMSWKCALCGLPYGGAKGGVTCDPYKLSRRELEAVSRRYMQEMIPFVGPHTDVMAPDMGTNEQVMAWFMDTYSMYQGKTVTEIVTGKPVSAGGTEGRREATGRGVAHLVGRAMERLQMNPGGATAIVQGFGNVGSVTALALAERGVKILGVSDHTAAYYDRNGLDLASLQRHVGEHGVLAGWSTEALFDPGELLVQPCDVLVPAAVEQVITGENAGRLRCRILAEGANGPTTPQADRVLAGRRDEIFVIPDILCNAGGVVVSYFEWVQDLQQFFWDEQEVLSRLAKVLDRAFTRVMARVDSDHVPHRDAALAIGVQKVRDAKKIRGLFP; this is encoded by the coding sequence ATGAGCATCTACACCGGCCCCGTGTTCGAGATGGCACGGGAACAGTTCAACGTGGTGTCCGATTACATCGGCATCCCGGTCGAGGACCGCGACCGGTTGTTGCTGCCAAAGCGGGCGGTGGCCGTCGCGATTCCCGTGCACATGGACAATGGCCGTGAATGCGTCTTCGAGGGTTTCCGCGTGCAGCATCATCTCACGCTCGGCCCCACCAAGGGCGGTACGCGGTTCTCGCCGACGCTCGACGTGGGCGAGGTGGCGGCGCTGGCGGTGTGGATGAGCTGGAAATGCGCCCTGTGCGGCCTGCCCTATGGCGGTGCCAAGGGCGGCGTGACCTGCGATCCCTACAAGCTGTCACGGCGCGAGCTGGAAGCGGTGTCGCGCCGCTACATGCAGGAGATGATTCCCTTCGTCGGCCCGCACACCGACGTGATGGCGCCGGACATGGGCACCAACGAACAGGTGATGGCCTGGTTCATGGACACCTATTCCATGTACCAGGGCAAGACCGTCACCGAGATCGTCACCGGCAAGCCGGTCTCGGCCGGTGGCACCGAAGGCCGGCGCGAGGCCACCGGCCGCGGCGTCGCGCATCTGGTGGGCCGCGCGATGGAGCGGCTGCAGATGAATCCGGGCGGTGCCACCGCCATCGTCCAGGGCTTCGGCAATGTCGGCTCGGTGACGGCGCTGGCGCTGGCCGAGCGGGGCGTGAAGATCCTCGGCGTCAGCGACCACACGGCCGCCTATTACGACCGCAACGGCCTCGACCTGGCATCGCTGCAGCGCCACGTGGGCGAGCACGGGGTGCTGGCGGGCTGGTCCACCGAGGCGCTGTTCGATCCCGGCGAACTGCTGGTGCAGCCTTGCGACGTGCTGGTGCCGGCTGCGGTCGAGCAGGTGATCACCGGCGAGAACGCGGGCCGGTTGCGCTGCCGCATCCTGGCCGAGGGCGCCAATGGCCCGACCACGCCGCAGGCCGACCGGGTCCTGGCCGGGCGGCGGGACGAGATCTTCGTCATCCCCGACATTCTCTGCAATGCCGGCGGCGTGGTGGTCAGCTATTTCGAGTGGGTGCAGGACCTGCAGCAGTTCTTCTGGGACGAGCAGGAGGTGCTGTCCCGTCTGGCCAAGGTGCTGGACCGCGCCTTCACCCGGGTCATGGCACGGGTGGACAGCGACCATGTGCCGCATCGTGACGCGGCCCTGGCGATCGGCGTGCAGAAGGTGCGGGACGCGAAGAAGATCCGCGGCCTGTTTCCCTGA